The Corallococcus soli genome includes a window with the following:
- a CDS encoding TraR/DksA family transcriptional regulator: protein MTPKQREDFLQQLLALHAELTGKTPLRIEPNRTDEARVGGDEDEQPLNEMMQTIASSRNRNTDGTLARVVKALGKLREEPDAFGECEECGDDIPLGRLKAMPYAEFCVTCQGNKDGPKGPVRRKHLTDYDG, encoded by the coding sequence GTGACCCCGAAGCAGCGAGAGGACTTCCTCCAGCAATTGCTCGCGCTCCACGCGGAGCTGACCGGGAAGACGCCCCTGCGCATCGAACCCAACCGCACCGACGAGGCGCGGGTGGGCGGCGACGAGGACGAGCAGCCCCTCAATGAGATGATGCAGACCATCGCCTCCAGCCGGAACCGCAACACCGACGGCACCCTGGCGCGCGTGGTGAAGGCCCTGGGCAAGCTGCGCGAGGAGCCGGACGCCTTCGGTGAGTGCGAGGAGTGCGGCGACGACATCCCCCTGGGCCGCCTCAAGGCCATGCCGTACGCGGAGTTCTGCGTCACGTGCCAGGGCAACAAGGACGGGCCCAAGGGGCCCGTGCGCCGCAAGCACCTCACCGACTACGACGGCTGA
- a CDS encoding DUF3006 family protein, with translation MPKATVDRIEEDVVVLVVDGRSLTRALATLPSGVREGDVVDLETGAVDAEATEALRADVRAAREQAKRGKKPPPGGDFDL, from the coding sequence ATGCCCAAGGCCACGGTGGACCGCATCGAAGAGGACGTCGTCGTGCTGGTCGTGGACGGCCGCTCGCTGACCCGCGCCCTGGCCACGCTGCCGTCGGGCGTGCGCGAAGGGGACGTCGTGGACCTGGAGACGGGGGCGGTGGACGCCGAGGCCACCGAGGCCCTGCGCGCCGACGTCCGCGCCGCGAGGGAGCAGGCGAAGCGCGGCAAGAAGCCTCCGCCCGGCGGGGACTTCGACCTGTAG
- a CDS encoding zinc ribbon domain-containing protein translates to MREKLKALAELQKVDLEVASLRKAADVHPRQISDLERELGVARNGIEAERTRVADLEKQKALLEQNITDEKDKVKKWEARLSDQRSTREYSALAREIDIAKKGILTQSEALTEKVKELGGAREAIKGKEAEYATKLQGLSGRMTELRGKLGESDSQVKELEGRRADVAANVDGTLLRRYEVIRKKKLPAMVGVVAGTCQGCNMNLPPQMYNALRTSLGTDVCPSCNRIIFAIEALQEKAPDSAEK, encoded by the coding sequence TTGCGGGAGAAACTGAAGGCCCTGGCGGAGCTGCAGAAGGTGGACCTGGAGGTCGCCTCGCTCCGGAAGGCGGCGGACGTGCATCCCCGCCAGATTTCCGATCTGGAGCGGGAGCTGGGCGTCGCGCGCAATGGCATTGAAGCCGAGCGCACACGCGTGGCCGACCTGGAGAAGCAGAAGGCCCTGCTCGAGCAGAACATCACGGACGAGAAGGACAAGGTGAAGAAGTGGGAAGCGCGCCTGTCCGATCAGCGCTCCACCCGTGAGTACTCGGCGCTCGCTCGCGAAATCGATATCGCGAAGAAGGGCATCCTCACCCAGTCCGAGGCGCTCACGGAGAAGGTGAAGGAGCTGGGCGGCGCCCGCGAGGCCATCAAGGGCAAGGAGGCGGAGTACGCCACCAAGCTGCAGGGCCTGTCGGGACGCATGACGGAGCTGCGCGGCAAGCTGGGCGAGTCCGATTCCCAGGTGAAGGAGCTGGAGGGTCGCCGCGCGGACGTGGCCGCGAACGTGGACGGCACGCTGCTGCGCCGCTACGAGGTCATCCGCAAGAAGAAGCTGCCCGCCATGGTGGGCGTGGTGGCCGGCACCTGCCAGGGCTGCAACATGAACCTGCCCCCGCAGATGTACAACGCGCTGCGCACCTCGCTGGGCACCGACGTGTGCCCCTCGTGCAACCGCATCATCTTCGCCATCGAAGCGCTGCAGGAAAAGGCCCCGGACTCCGCCGAGAAGTAG
- a CDS encoding ComEC/Rec2 family competence protein, giving the protein MSPRIALGVGLLLAALACKPQPEAPKKAPGPEKSRYFGGAPDGKLHVYFFDVGAGDAALIVSPSGNTVLVDSGPASAESHLVNRLPELLRRELDLVVLTRPDPKHHGALDAVLKRVGARRLMEPQLPDTSSAYDALLGAVGSRGVQVFSPASSATTPQESVRLTLEDDVNLTVLWPRAPATPLLKGAPDAEGRSAANSIVLRLTYRDTSVLFAGSARAETEEALLSRGLLGSATLLKVASPGVAGANSLGFLEEVRPQAAVFSMDDGLGKDAKVRDVLARLKGVGAKAFRTDVNGEMHAVSDGKQFEFVLQRPTPGEPFSAQRSVFPGVDPRPALVRTAKPPPPPVVKPPPPEPPSVEKAEPARATETPRASSPGRGGGEIDVDDLPTANARIPGRTEAPTQKTRTSSSAPMGGYVGSSRSDKFHVPGCSNAKKILAKNLVRFKTREEAAKSRMPARDCNP; this is encoded by the coding sequence ATGAGTCCCCGCATCGCGCTCGGAGTGGGCCTGCTGCTCGCCGCGCTGGCGTGCAAGCCGCAGCCGGAGGCCCCGAAGAAGGCGCCGGGCCCGGAGAAGTCGCGCTACTTCGGTGGCGCGCCGGACGGAAAGCTGCACGTCTACTTCTTCGACGTGGGCGCGGGAGACGCCGCGCTCATCGTGTCGCCCAGCGGCAACACGGTGCTGGTGGACTCCGGCCCCGCCTCCGCCGAGTCGCACCTGGTGAACCGGCTGCCGGAGCTGCTGCGCCGGGAGCTGGACCTCGTCGTCCTCACGCGTCCGGATCCGAAGCACCACGGCGCGCTGGACGCGGTGCTTAAGCGCGTGGGCGCGCGCCGGCTGATGGAGCCGCAGCTGCCCGACACGTCGTCCGCCTACGACGCGCTCCTGGGCGCGGTGGGCTCTCGCGGGGTGCAGGTCTTCTCCCCGGCGTCCTCCGCGACCACGCCCCAGGAGTCGGTCCGCTTGACGCTGGAGGACGACGTGAACCTCACGGTGCTCTGGCCCCGCGCCCCCGCGACGCCGCTGCTGAAGGGCGCGCCGGACGCGGAGGGCCGGAGCGCGGCGAACTCCATCGTGTTGCGCCTCACGTACCGGGACACGTCGGTCCTCTTCGCGGGCTCGGCGCGCGCGGAGACGGAGGAGGCCCTGCTGTCGCGCGGGCTGCTGGGGTCCGCCACGCTGCTGAAGGTCGCCTCGCCGGGCGTGGCCGGGGCCAACTCGCTGGGGTTCCTGGAGGAGGTGCGTCCGCAGGCCGCCGTGTTCAGCATGGACGACGGCCTGGGCAAGGACGCGAAGGTGCGGGACGTGCTCGCGCGACTGAAGGGCGTGGGGGCGAAGGCGTTCCGCACGGACGTGAATGGCGAGATGCACGCGGTGAGCGACGGCAAGCAGTTCGAGTTCGTCCTCCAGCGCCCCACGCCGGGCGAGCCCTTCTCCGCGCAGCGCAGCGTCTTCCCGGGCGTGGATCCGCGTCCGGCGCTCGTGCGGACGGCGAAGCCTCCGCCGCCTCCGGTGGTGAAGCCGCCTCCGCCCGAGCCGCCCTCCGTGGAGAAGGCGGAGCCGGCGCGCGCCACCGAGACACCCCGCGCGTCCTCCCCGGGCCGGGGCGGCGGTGAGATTGACGTGGACGACCTCCCCACCGCGAACGCGCGCATCCCCGGCCGGACGGAAGCGCCGACGCAGAAGACGCGGACCTCCAGCAGCGCTCCGATGGGGGGCTACGTGGGGAGCAGCAGGAGCGACAAGTTCCACGTGCCCGGCTGCTCGAACGCGAAGAAGATCCTCGCGAAGAACCTCGTCCGCTTCAAGACGCGCGAGGAGGCGGCGAAGTCGCGCATGCCCGCGAGGGACTGCAACCCCTGA
- a CDS encoding ComEC/Rec2 family competence protein translates to MKVFARLLGVLFLLLTAVPGLAAPPPPLPAPAPGRLTVYFLDVGQGDAALIVSPTGKTVLIDGGPPEAGTRLAARLRELVKQPLDLVILTHPHLDHLGGLPAALKAVGAKRFMDPGFDHPSEAYRDLLDFVGREVGQVMTPEPNPSSPQTLLTVGLGEGVALTVLWPRMPQEPFLSSTRSDANANSIVAKLTYAKTAFLFTGDAEPPTEELLIQKPLDLTATVLKVAHHGGKHSSTAAFLTRVAPQAAVISCGAGNDYGHPSPEVLGRLEDVRARTFRTDQDGEVMAVSDGATVTLRSSRGGAPTTTLSGAQQAGRPVALGPIQPTPERRPGRAVKPEPEGSRKKPKAPPSAPAPASTPEDTGQNFVSLKGSKVFHREACSTLKRSKNERTVYSRRADALRERRPAEDCHP, encoded by the coding sequence GTGAAGGTCTTCGCGCGGCTGCTCGGTGTCCTGTTCCTCCTGCTGACGGCGGTGCCCGGCCTCGCGGCCCCTCCGCCCCCCCTCCCCGCCCCCGCGCCAGGGAGGCTCACGGTCTACTTCCTCGACGTGGGCCAGGGGGACGCGGCGCTCATCGTGTCGCCCACGGGCAAGACGGTGCTCATCGACGGAGGGCCCCCGGAGGCCGGGACGCGGCTGGCGGCGCGGCTGCGGGAGCTGGTGAAGCAGCCCCTGGACCTGGTCATCCTCACCCACCCGCACCTGGACCACCTGGGCGGCCTGCCCGCGGCGCTGAAGGCGGTGGGCGCGAAGCGCTTCATGGACCCCGGCTTCGACCACCCGAGCGAGGCGTACCGCGACCTGCTGGACTTCGTGGGCCGCGAGGTCGGCCAGGTGATGACGCCGGAGCCCAACCCGTCCTCGCCCCAGACGCTGCTCACGGTGGGCCTGGGCGAGGGCGTGGCGCTCACGGTGCTCTGGCCGCGCATGCCCCAGGAGCCCTTCCTCTCGAGCACGCGCTCGGACGCGAACGCGAACTCCATCGTCGCCAAGCTCACCTACGCGAAGACGGCCTTCCTCTTCACCGGCGACGCGGAGCCCCCCACGGAGGAGCTGCTCATCCAGAAGCCCCTGGACCTCACCGCCACCGTGCTGAAGGTGGCGCACCACGGCGGCAAGCACTCCTCCACCGCAGCCTTCCTGACGCGCGTGGCGCCCCAGGCGGCGGTCATCTCGTGCGGCGCGGGCAACGACTACGGCCACCCGAGCCCGGAGGTGCTGGGCCGCCTGGAGGACGTGCGCGCCCGCACGTTCCGCACCGACCAGGACGGCGAGGTGATGGCGGTGAGCGACGGCGCCACCGTCACCCTGCGCTCCAGCAGGGGCGGCGCCCCCACCACGACCCTGTCCGGCGCGCAGCAGGCGGGAAGGCCCGTGGCGCTCGGGCCCATCCAGCCCACGCCGGAGCGCCGCCCCGGCCGCGCGGTGAAGCCGGAGCCGGAAGGCTCCCGGAAGAAGCCCAAGGCCCCGCCGTCAGCCCCCGCGCCCGCGAGCACGCCCGAGGACACGGGCCAGAACTTCGTGTCCCTCAAGGGCAGCAAGGTGTTCCACCGCGAGGCCTGCTCGACCTTGAAGCGCTCGAAGAACGAGCGCACCGTCTATTCCCGCCGCGCTGACGCCCTGCGCGAGCGCCGCCCCGCCGAGGATTGTCACCCATGA
- a CDS encoding GYF domain-containing protein — protein MNFTCDNCQKRYSIADEKVRGKTVKVRCKNCQNVISVEGPAEEESTRVVSLADVERIRAQERSLAGGGAAAAPAPAPVAAPAATAPAPLARPPAAAAQTPWDDEPTRTAPPRQTAGAPWFVMVRNKQEGPLDEAAVADWMAAGTISARSFFWRQGMPDWKRGSDIPELAALFAPAAPAEPPPEPPPVAAVAAPRAPPPARREPEPPPQAFYAEPEPGPSAADSEPEERDGDEDEADSTLYGDPRHSPVPAPAPSPRRGHVEASPAATGAPLNELFSDLDLPGNRGEAGDDEDARLDETRDDDRDQQEQEDEAVEDAKAARKRPVVAPRRSPLKMVALVLLLLIVLPVVALGVLGAMNMLPPPLAELVDKAMGKAPPRVAPVAAPPAGGSVPPSAPPTGTEAAPAEGTPPPAGKATGGEPTAPAEGNTP, from the coding sequence TTGAACTTCACCTGCGACAATTGCCAGAAGCGGTACTCCATTGCGGACGAGAAGGTCCGCGGCAAGACGGTCAAGGTCCGTTGCAAGAACTGCCAGAACGTCATCTCCGTTGAAGGTCCCGCCGAGGAGGAGAGCACCCGCGTGGTGTCGCTCGCCGACGTGGAGCGCATCCGTGCCCAGGAACGTTCCCTCGCGGGGGGCGGCGCTGCCGCCGCTCCAGCCCCGGCGCCCGTCGCGGCACCGGCGGCCACCGCGCCCGCACCCCTGGCCCGTCCTCCCGCCGCCGCCGCCCAGACTCCCTGGGACGACGAGCCCACGCGCACCGCGCCTCCCCGCCAGACCGCCGGGGCGCCCTGGTTCGTGATGGTGCGCAACAAGCAGGAGGGCCCCCTGGACGAGGCGGCCGTGGCCGACTGGATGGCCGCGGGCACCATCAGCGCGCGCAGCTTCTTCTGGCGCCAGGGCATGCCGGACTGGAAGCGGGGCTCGGACATCCCGGAGCTGGCGGCGCTGTTCGCCCCCGCCGCGCCGGCCGAGCCGCCTCCGGAGCCGCCGCCCGTGGCCGCCGTCGCGGCGCCGCGTGCCCCGCCTCCCGCCCGCCGCGAGCCGGAGCCGCCCCCGCAGGCCTTCTACGCCGAGCCGGAGCCCGGGCCGTCCGCGGCCGACTCCGAGCCCGAGGAGCGCGACGGCGACGAGGACGAGGCCGACAGCACCCTCTACGGGGACCCCCGTCATTCGCCCGTCCCCGCCCCCGCTCCGTCCCCGCGCCGGGGACACGTGGAAGCGTCGCCCGCCGCCACGGGCGCGCCCCTCAACGAGCTGTTCTCCGACCTGGACCTGCCCGGCAACCGGGGCGAGGCCGGCGACGATGAGGACGCCCGGCTGGACGAGACGCGCGACGACGACCGCGACCAGCAAGAGCAGGAGGACGAGGCGGTGGAGGACGCGAAGGCCGCCCGCAAGCGGCCCGTCGTGGCCCCTCGGCGCAGCCCGCTGAAGATGGTGGCGCTGGTGCTGCTGCTGCTCATCGTCCTGCCGGTGGTGGCGCTGGGCGTGCTCGGGGCGATGAACATGCTGCCGCCCCCGCTGGCGGAGCTCGTCGACAAGGCCATGGGCAAGGCCCCGCCCCGCGTGGCCCCCGTCGCGGCGCCTCCCGCGGGCGGAAGCGTCCCGCCCTCGGCGCCTCCCACGGGCACCGAGGCCGCTCCGGCGGAAGGCACCCCGCCTCCCGCGGGCAAGGCGACCGGTGGCGAGCCCACGGCCCCGGCGGAAGGCAACACGCCGTAG
- a CDS encoding ribonuclease HI family protein produces the protein MPTPSLVDLLRHIAREEPLTATVRAFRGLTREHLGQLLDEAADALGGSTPGPAASEPLEAAAPAAPSPAPEPVTSGSAVTRVRVYSDGAARGNPGPAGAGAVLMDAQGAVIARLGKFLGHQTNNYAEYAGLLLGLQHARALGAREVEVYADSELLIRQLDGRYQVKSPTLKPLFQEARALLKAFSKVKLAHVPRAQNAEADEMSNRAIDERL, from the coding sequence ATGCCGACCCCTTCGCTCGTCGACCTCCTCCGTCACATCGCGCGTGAGGAGCCGCTGACGGCGACGGTGCGCGCCTTTCGCGGGCTCACCCGCGAGCACCTGGGGCAGCTCCTGGACGAGGCCGCCGACGCGCTGGGCGGAAGCACGCCCGGTCCGGCCGCCTCCGAGCCGCTGGAGGCTGCCGCGCCAGCGGCCCCCTCCCCTGCTCCCGAGCCCGTCACTTCGGGCAGCGCCGTGACGCGCGTGCGCGTCTATTCGGACGGGGCGGCGCGCGGCAACCCGGGCCCGGCGGGCGCGGGCGCGGTGCTGATGGACGCGCAGGGCGCGGTGATTGCGCGCCTGGGCAAGTTCCTGGGGCACCAGACGAACAACTACGCCGAGTACGCGGGGCTGCTGCTGGGGCTCCAGCACGCGAGGGCGCTGGGCGCGCGCGAGGTGGAGGTGTACGCCGACAGCGAGTTGCTCATCCGGCAGTTGGACGGGCGCTACCAGGTGAAGAGCCCCACGCTGAAGCCCCTCTTCCAGGAGGCGCGGGCGCTGCTCAAGGCGTTCAGCAAGGTGAAGCTCGCCCACGTGCCCCGCGCGCAGAACGCCGAGGCGGATGAGATGAGCAACCGCGCCATCGACGAACGTCTCTAG
- a CDS encoding TIGR02300 family protein, translating to MPAKDLGNKHVCFKCASKFYDLKKPDAICPKCGSNQRDAPAPKAESKRGRLAATPKVIEPTEPEETPAAEDEEAEIETFGEDEDAEAPADEDEEI from the coding sequence ATGCCGGCGAAGGATCTCGGGAACAAGCACGTCTGCTTCAAGTGCGCATCGAAGTTCTACGACTTGAAGAAGCCGGACGCGATCTGCCCCAAGTGCGGGTCGAACCAGCGGGACGCCCCGGCCCCCAAGGCTGAGAGCAAGCGCGGTCGCCTGGCGGCCACCCCCAAGGTCATCGAGCCGACGGAGCCGGAGGAGACTCCCGCCGCCGAGGACGAAGAGGCGGAGATCGAGACCTTCGGGGAAGACGAGGACGCGGAAGCGCCCGCCGACGAGGACGAAGAGATCTAG
- a CDS encoding carboxypeptidase regulatory-like domain-containing protein: MPIRSLLAPVLLLAATACREPPPPVAPPAAPPVAAAPARPTGPVRWGDIEGRVRLTGTPPPAPVLATSATVAHVCGDQAQDRSLVVGAEGALAHAVVSLQDGAGLPAPESPAPAPVLDQKQCSYEPPSLAARAGTELVLRNSDPLVHNVRAQFGTNRSVFNVGMPLEGMTLRRPLPATPGTVHIRCDVHPWMRAVVRTFDHPYFTTTATDGRFRLRVPEGSHTLIFWHERLPARSQTVTVRAGETVKIDEAWDAAAFHQGAPGKEGPP; the protein is encoded by the coding sequence ATGCCCATCCGAAGCCTCCTGGCCCCTGTCCTCCTGCTCGCCGCCACCGCCTGCCGCGAGCCCCCTCCGCCCGTCGCACCCCCGGCTGCGCCTCCCGTGGCCGCCGCGCCCGCGCGCCCCACGGGACCTGTCAGGTGGGGGGACATCGAAGGCCGGGTGCGCCTGACGGGGACGCCGCCCCCGGCCCCGGTGCTGGCCACCTCCGCCACCGTGGCCCACGTCTGCGGCGACCAGGCACAGGACCGCTCGCTCGTCGTGGGGGCGGAGGGCGCCCTGGCCCACGCCGTCGTCTCCCTCCAGGACGGCGCCGGGCTGCCCGCCCCCGAGTCGCCGGCCCCCGCCCCGGTGCTGGACCAGAAGCAGTGCTCCTATGAGCCTCCGTCGCTCGCCGCGCGGGCGGGCACGGAGCTGGTGCTGCGCAACTCCGACCCGCTGGTCCACAACGTGCGCGCCCAGTTCGGGACCAACCGCTCCGTCTTCAACGTGGGCATGCCGCTGGAGGGGATGACGCTGCGCCGCCCGCTGCCCGCCACACCCGGCACCGTCCACATCCGCTGCGATGTGCACCCCTGGATGCGCGCGGTGGTCCGCACCTTCGACCACCCGTACTTCACCACCACCGCCACGGACGGGCGCTTCCGGCTCCGGGTCCCCGAGGGCTCCCACACCCTCATCTTCTGGCATGAGCGGCTCCCCGCACGCTCCCAGACCGTCACCGTCCGCGCCGGCGAAACGGTGAAAATCGACGAAGCTTGGGACGCGGCCGCGTTCCATCAGGGAGCCCCGGGCAAGGAAGGCCCTCCCTGA
- a CDS encoding iron chaperone, giving the protein MDAYLASQPPHVQPALVKVRSAMRRALPTAEEAIKYGMPAYLVGGRAVASFAGFKNHYALYFVSATLFDAIARDLPNREMSKGIIRFGFDEPVPEAVVERLARWSQTEGSAPVAVKGPKRAKKPVSPRPKQRKPESTKTKRGS; this is encoded by the coding sequence GTGGACGCATACCTCGCCTCTCAGCCGCCCCATGTTCAGCCAGCGCTCGTCAAGGTCCGTTCGGCGATGCGCCGCGCGCTCCCAACCGCCGAGGAGGCGATCAAGTACGGGATGCCCGCATATCTGGTCGGCGGCCGCGCGGTCGCGTCATTCGCGGGCTTCAAGAACCACTACGCGCTCTACTTCGTGTCGGCCACGCTCTTCGACGCGATCGCTCGGGACCTTCCCAACCGCGAAATGAGCAAGGGCATCATCCGCTTCGGCTTCGACGAGCCCGTTCCCGAGGCAGTCGTGGAGCGACTCGCGAGATGGAGTCAGACTGAAGGCTCGGCACCCGTTGCCGTAAAGGGCCCGAAGCGGGCGAAGAAGCCAGTCTCGCCCAGACCGAAGCAACGAAAGCCGGAGTCCACGAAGACGAAACGGGGCTCATGA
- a CDS encoding tRNA(His) guanylyltransferase Thg1 family protein — translation MLDFFAWLPAADFVVGGNVRFDELDEKMRVFETAHDLCVLPGVFMVARLDGRCFTRLTKEVHAFERPFDVRFRDLMIATTEHLMDCGFRVVYGYTQSDEISLLFHPREDSFGRKTRKLNSILAGEASAKFSLLLGDLGAFDCRICELPNAEFVRDYFRWRNEDAHRNALNAHGYWSLRREGKDAAEATSAMQRLSVAQKNELLFQRGIHFNELPNWQKRGTGLYWETYAKEAVNQRTGEAVFAERRRIKVDYELPIKDAYSAFVLSLLEETSPGA, via the coding sequence ATGCTCGATTTCTTCGCTTGGCTGCCCGCAGCCGACTTCGTCGTGGGGGGCAACGTGAGGTTCGATGAGCTCGACGAGAAGATGCGCGTCTTCGAAACCGCGCATGACCTGTGCGTGCTGCCCGGTGTCTTCATGGTTGCCCGCCTCGATGGCCGTTGCTTCACGCGGCTGACGAAGGAGGTGCACGCCTTCGAACGCCCCTTCGACGTCCGCTTCCGGGACCTGATGATCGCGACGACCGAGCACCTGATGGATTGCGGCTTCCGGGTGGTCTACGGCTACACCCAGAGCGATGAGATTTCGCTGCTCTTCCACCCCAGGGAGGACTCCTTCGGGCGCAAGACGCGCAAGCTCAATTCCATCCTCGCGGGTGAGGCCAGCGCGAAGTTCTCCCTGCTCCTGGGTGACCTGGGCGCGTTCGACTGCCGCATCTGCGAACTGCCGAACGCGGAGTTCGTGCGCGACTACTTCCGTTGGCGCAACGAAGACGCACACCGCAACGCGCTGAACGCGCACGGCTACTGGAGCCTGCGCCGTGAAGGCAAGGACGCGGCGGAGGCCACGAGCGCGATGCAGCGCCTGTCGGTGGCGCAGAAGAACGAGCTGCTCTTCCAGCGGGGCATCCACTTCAACGAGCTGCCCAACTGGCAGAAGCGGGGGACGGGGCTCTACTGGGAGACGTACGCCAAAGAGGCTGTCAACCAGAGGACTGGCGAGGCCGTCTTCGCGGAGCGACGGCGCATCAAGGTCGACTACGAGTTGCCGATAAAGGACGCGTACAGCGCCTTCGTCCTGTCCCTGCTGGAGGAGACTTCACCGGGGGCGTGA
- the deoC gene encoding deoxyribose-phosphate aldolase, producing the protein MSSDAEAFFTVLEELVDQARHRLHAWKGQTQAAPSPESPRPPLVKTATARVDPASLLKAQDLAPYIDHTLLKPEARAEDVVRVAEEARQYGFATVCVNSCHVATAARVLAGASAVPIAVVGFPLGAMLPQAKAFEAREAIRAGAREIDMVLNLGALKAHDYQRVHQDITAVVEASHPVPVKVILETGHLTDEEKVVACALSKAAGAAFVKTSTGFGPGGATVKDIELMRAVVGDEVGVKASGGVRSAEDAVKLLRAGANRLGASASVAIVTGQISTAQY; encoded by the coding sequence ATGTCGTCCGACGCCGAAGCCTTCTTCACCGTCCTGGAAGAGCTGGTCGACCAGGCCCGGCACCGCCTGCACGCCTGGAAGGGCCAGACGCAAGCCGCCCCGAGCCCGGAGTCCCCGCGCCCGCCCCTGGTGAAGACCGCCACCGCGCGCGTCGACCCCGCCTCCCTCCTGAAGGCCCAGGACCTGGCGCCCTATATCGACCACACGCTCCTCAAGCCGGAGGCGCGCGCCGAGGATGTCGTGCGCGTGGCCGAGGAGGCCCGTCAGTACGGCTTCGCCACGGTGTGCGTGAACAGCTGCCACGTGGCCACGGCCGCGCGGGTGCTGGCCGGTGCGTCCGCCGTGCCCATCGCCGTGGTGGGCTTCCCGCTGGGCGCCATGCTGCCCCAGGCCAAGGCCTTCGAGGCGCGCGAGGCCATCCGCGCCGGCGCGCGCGAAATCGACATGGTGCTCAACCTGGGCGCGCTCAAGGCCCACGACTACCAGCGCGTGCACCAGGACATCACCGCGGTGGTGGAGGCCAGCCACCCGGTGCCGGTGAAGGTCATCCTGGAGACGGGCCACCTCACCGACGAGGAGAAGGTCGTCGCCTGCGCCCTGTCCAAGGCCGCGGGCGCCGCGTTCGTGAAGACGTCCACCGGCTTCGGGCCCGGCGGCGCCACGGTGAAGGACATCGAGCTGATGCGCGCGGTGGTGGGCGACGAGGTGGGGGTGAAGGCCTCCGGCGGCGTGCGGTCCGCGGAGGACGCGGTGAAGCTGCTGCGCGCGGGCGCCAACCGGCTGGGTGCGTCCGCGTCCGTGGCCATCGTCACCGGGCAGATTTCCACCGCGCAGTACTGA